A window of the Desulfobacula toluolica Tol2 genome harbors these coding sequences:
- a CDS encoding 4Fe-4S dicluster domain-containing protein produces the protein MKWSRKADDEIKKVPFFVRKKVKKKVESFAVQKGKTLVGLSDVTELKKKFLSRGGMEKEIKGYEVSTCFGSSGCPNTANSCTRLAADIEIIFEKENLLAFLKANVSGDLKFHHEFRVVLADCPNACSRPQIVDIGIIGAIFPGICDEPCTFCGNCVDVCDENAITLDKGDVIPLIGDEHCLMCGKCITACPGGTLQQKEKGFRVMLGGRLGRHPRLAMEVVGLHTHDDVLHIVQSCLKLYKKNSKNGQRFSHILSSVGQVIRN, from the coding sequence ATGAAATGGTCCAGAAAAGCTGATGATGAAATTAAAAAAGTCCCGTTTTTTGTAAGGAAAAAAGTAAAGAAAAAGGTGGAGTCCTTTGCCGTGCAAAAAGGAAAGACATTGGTTGGCCTTTCTGATGTGACGGAATTGAAAAAAAAATTCCTGTCCAGGGGCGGCATGGAAAAAGAGATCAAAGGGTATGAGGTCTCTACCTGTTTTGGAAGTTCAGGGTGTCCAAATACGGCAAATTCGTGTACCCGACTTGCAGCGGATATTGAGATAATTTTTGAAAAAGAAAATTTGCTTGCATTTTTAAAAGCAAATGTAAGCGGAGACTTAAAATTTCATCATGAATTCCGGGTGGTGCTTGCCGACTGCCCCAATGCCTGTTCAAGACCGCAGATCGTTGATATCGGTATTATTGGAGCAATATTTCCGGGAATTTGTGATGAACCGTGTACTTTTTGCGGAAACTGTGTGGATGTTTGTGATGAAAATGCCATTACACTTGATAAAGGGGATGTTATCCCTTTGATTGGTGATGAGCATTGTTTGATGTGCGGCAAGTGCATAACAGCCTGTCCCGGCGGAACCCTGCAGCAAAAAGAAAAAGGCTTCCGGGTGATGCTGGGCGGAAGACTGGGCCGCCATCCCAGGCTTGCCATGGAAGTTGTAGGATTACACACCCATGACGATGTATTGCACATTGTTCAAAGCTGCCTGAAACTCTATAAAAAAAACTCAAAAAACGGTCAACGATTTTCCCATATCCTCTCCTCTGTGGGTCAGGTGATACGGAATTAA
- a CDS encoding ATP-binding protein, which produces MKVTRKIIEIDEELCNGCGNCVLACAEGAIEIINGKAKVVADKYCDGLGACIGDCPEDALKIIEREADDFDEAAVEEMLKQKKEKKAAPLACGCPSSQIKTFPMAEEKACACANKPVRQASGEKSRLGHWPVQIKLVPAGAPFLKDADLVIAADCVPVAYPTFHADFLDKKAVMIGCPKFDNAEEYVEKLAGVFKVSGIKTITSVIMEVPCCSAMPMIIKKALEKSGVDIPFKEVVVSAQGEIIS; this is translated from the coding sequence ATGAAAGTAACCAGAAAAATAATAGAAATAGACGAAGAACTTTGCAATGGATGCGGTAATTGTGTCCTTGCCTGTGCCGAGGGTGCGATTGAAATTATCAACGGCAAGGCCAAGGTGGTCGCGGATAAATATTGTGATGGTCTTGGGGCCTGTATTGGCGATTGTCCCGAGGATGCTTTAAAAATAATAGAACGAGAGGCAGATGATTTTGATGAAGCAGCTGTTGAAGAGATGCTAAAACAAAAGAAAGAAAAAAAGGCAGCGCCCCTTGCCTGCGGGTGTCCTTCATCTCAAATAAAAACCTTTCCAATGGCCGAGGAAAAAGCTTGTGCCTGTGCCAACAAACCGGTACGTCAGGCATCCGGCGAAAAATCACGCCTGGGGCACTGGCCGGTTCAGATCAAGCTTGTTCCTGCAGGGGCACCGTTTCTCAAAGATGCGGATCTTGTAATTGCAGCAGATTGTGTGCCCGTGGCCTATCCCACTTTTCATGCTGATTTTCTGGACAAAAAGGCCGTGATGATCGGGTGTCCAAAGTTTGATAATGCAGAAGAATATGTTGAAAAACTTGCCGGGGTTTTCAAGGTTTCAGGGATTAAAACCATCACTTCCGTAATCATGGAAGTTCCCTGCTGTTCAGCCATGCCCATGATCATTAAAAAAGCCCTTGAAAAGTCCGGTGTGGATATACCGTTTAAGGAAGTCGTGGTCAGCGCCCAAGGGGAAATTATTTCATGA
- a CDS encoding HD domain-containing protein, protein MKCPGQDTQYWNGDAIFDTKCPECGHPMEFFKDDATRRCANCKKKIVNPKMDFGCASYCKFAEQCLGTLPEEFVAKRDDLLKDRVAVEMKRYLGTDFKSIGHAAKVANFAEKIGKKEKANLAVVLCAAYLSDIGVKNAREKYDSEELEYIEKESPKVAGELMEKLGAKESLINEVIETIKHRNRPAQDDGINRKVLHDAGMLAHMAACKEKDSVDDEKFHAKLDRLFLTAAGNELARQVLIKIK, encoded by the coding sequence ATGAAATGTCCCGGACAAGATACTCAATACTGGAATGGAGATGCCATCTTTGACACTAAATGCCCGGAATGTGGTCATCCCATGGAATTTTTCAAGGATGATGCTACTCGAAGATGCGCCAACTGCAAGAAAAAAATTGTTAATCCCAAGATGGATTTTGGCTGTGCCTCTTATTGCAAATTTGCAGAACAATGTCTTGGCACCCTGCCTGAAGAATTTGTTGCCAAAAGAGATGATCTGTTAAAAGACCGGGTGGCAGTGGAAATGAAAAGATACCTTGGAACGGATTTCAAAAGCATCGGGCATGCAGCAAAAGTGGCAAATTTTGCAGAAAAAATAGGAAAAAAAGAGAAAGCCAACCTTGCCGTGGTTCTTTGCGCTGCCTATCTGTCTGATATCGGCGTAAAAAATGCCCGGGAAAAATACGATTCAGAGGAGCTGGAATACATTGAAAAAGAGAGCCCGAAAGTAGCCGGAGAACTCATGGAGAAACTGGGTGCCAAAGAATCCTTGATCAACGAAGTCATTGAAACAATCAAACATCGCAATCGTCCGGCACAAGATGATGGTATAAACCGCAAGGTACTGCATGATGCAGGCATGCTCGCCCATATGGCAGCCTGCAAAGAAAAAGACAGCGTGGATGATGAAAAATTTCATGCCAAGCTTGACAGATTATTTTTAACGGCCGCCGGAAATGAGCTTGCCAGGCAGGTATTGATAAAAATAAAATAA
- a CDS encoding efflux RND transporter permease subunit — MIDKIIEWSVHNRFMVILATLFIIATGVFAMLKTPLDAIPDLSDVQVIIYTEYPGQAPQVVEDQVTYPLTTAMLSVPFAKVVRGYSFFGISFVYLIFEDGTDIYWARSRVMEYLNFVSGRLPEGVMPSLGPDATGVGWIYEYVLKDTSGKNDLQKLRSIQDWFLRYELTAVPGVSEVASIGGFVKQYQVEVDPNKLMEYNIPIQKIRNAIKRSNSDVGGKLVEMGETEFMVRGLGYIKSVEDIQNIAVSFDKKGTPVLLKDVANVHIGPELRRGILEWNGQGETVGGIVIMRYGENALEVIKKVKQKLKDLEKGLPPGVEIITGYDRSALIERAVETLTRKLTEEMIVVTLICILFLLHFRSAFVAIFTLPVGILMSFLIMYPMGINANIMSLGGIAIAIGVMVDASIVLVENAHKHLQRDKGKISHTQIIINASKEVGPALFFSLLIITISFLPVFSLGEQSGRMFRPLAYTKTTAMAASSLLAITIIPVLMTFFVRETPVDPELPLNKKRRIWIFAIAGPPVGVILAGLLGVNLPDLSLVAAVTLSIFLFFCLSPQKIISEKKNPISRFLIWVYLPVINLVLKWKKTTVLVSLAAVLISLYPMTRVGSEFMPPLNEGDILYMPTTLPGISITKAKELLQQTDKIIQRFPEVKTTMGKIGRAETSTDPAPLSMIETVIMLRPQIEYETIEKLRFFSGWPGWLKKPLTWIWPETIKGEKLHEWRKKKIDRFFLNWPGFLKEPLSWVLPEERYITIKELTDDLERAVRFPGLTNAWTMPIKTRIDMLSTGIKTPVGIKIMGPDLAILAQIGETIEATLRNSPGTLSVFSERVTGGNYLDFKINREKIARYGLVVQDVQDIIKTAIGGMNVTHTIEGLERYPVNLRYNRELRDNIDMIKRVMVPTPAGAQVPLTHLADISIHKGPAGIKSENSKRTAWVYVDIKDVDLGTYVKMAKELVNKDVDLPAGYSILWAGQYEYMEKARKTLNIIIPATLLVIFILLYIHFNNIMEVIIVMASLPFALLGGIWLVYLLGYNMSVAVGVGFIALAGLAAETGIVMLVYLDEAFNRKKGLKRMNSLKDLHESIIEGAVDRVRPKIMTVATTLIGLLPVMYGSGAGSQIMKRIAAPMVGGLISSTVMTLVIIPVIYNVWKTWKLTSKQERKNQ, encoded by the coding sequence ATGATAGATAAGATAATCGAATGGTCTGTCCATAACCGGTTCATGGTGATCCTTGCAACCCTTTTTATCATTGCCACCGGAGTGTTCGCCATGTTGAAAACCCCGCTGGATGCCATTCCGGATCTGTCTGATGTTCAGGTGATTATTTATACCGAATATCCGGGTCAGGCACCCCAGGTGGTGGAAGACCAGGTTACCTATCCTTTGACCACGGCCATGCTAAGTGTTCCTTTTGCAAAAGTTGTCCGAGGGTATTCATTTTTTGGAATTTCCTTTGTCTACCTCATCTTTGAAGATGGTACGGATATTTACTGGGCAAGATCCAGGGTAATGGAATATCTCAATTTTGTCTCCGGCCGTCTTCCCGAAGGCGTTATGCCGAGCCTGGGACCGGACGCCACAGGGGTCGGATGGATATACGAGTATGTACTGAAAGACACGAGTGGAAAAAATGATCTTCAAAAGCTTCGCTCCATCCAGGACTGGTTTTTAAGATATGAGCTGACAGCGGTTCCAGGTGTTTCGGAAGTTGCAAGCATTGGCGGCTTTGTAAAGCAATACCAGGTGGAAGTGGATCCGAACAAGCTGATGGAGTATAATATTCCCATCCAGAAAATCAGGAACGCCATCAAACGGTCCAACTCTGATGTGGGGGGCAAGCTTGTTGAAATGGGAGAAACCGAATTTATGGTGCGGGGTTTGGGGTATATAAAATCGGTTGAAGATATACAGAATATTGCCGTTTCCTTTGATAAAAAAGGAACCCCTGTTTTATTAAAAGATGTTGCCAATGTTCACATCGGACCGGAACTTCGGCGTGGTATCCTTGAGTGGAACGGGCAAGGGGAAACCGTTGGCGGTATCGTGATCATGCGGTATGGAGAAAATGCCCTTGAGGTCATTAAAAAGGTCAAGCAAAAATTAAAAGACCTTGAAAAAGGGCTTCCCCCAGGAGTTGAGATCATTACCGGCTATGACCGGTCAGCACTCATTGAACGGGCGGTTGAAACCTTAACAAGAAAACTGACCGAAGAGATGATCGTTGTGACTCTGATCTGCATCCTTTTTTTATTGCATTTCAGGTCGGCTTTTGTGGCTATTTTTACTTTGCCAGTGGGTATTTTAATGTCTTTTTTAATCATGTATCCCATGGGGATTAATGCCAATATCATGAGCCTTGGCGGAATCGCCATTGCCATCGGCGTGATGGTGGATGCATCCATTGTCCTTGTTGAAAACGCCCACAAGCACCTTCAACGGGACAAAGGGAAAATAAGCCACACCCAGATTATTATCAATGCCTCAAAAGAAGTTGGTCCGGCCCTTTTTTTCAGCCTTTTGATCATTACCATTTCTTTTTTGCCGGTGTTCAGTCTGGGAGAACAGTCCGGACGGATGTTTCGACCACTGGCTTATACAAAGACAACAGCCATGGCAGCGTCCTCCCTTCTTGCCATTACGATAATTCCCGTTTTGATGACGTTTTTTGTGCGCGAAACCCCTGTTGATCCTGAATTGCCATTAAATAAAAAACGCCGAATCTGGATTTTTGCCATTGCGGGACCACCTGTCGGCGTTATCCTGGCTGGTTTGCTTGGCGTGAATCTGCCTGATTTAAGTCTGGTTGCGGCAGTGACGCTTTCAATTTTTCTTTTTTTCTGCCTGAGTCCTCAGAAAATTATTTCAGAAAAGAAAAATCCCATCAGCCGGTTTTTGATATGGGTTTATCTGCCGGTCATCAACCTTGTATTAAAATGGAAAAAAACAACTGTTCTGGTATCCCTTGCTGCCGTTTTAATATCTTTATATCCAATGACCCGAGTGGGAAGTGAATTTATGCCGCCTTTGAACGAAGGGGATATTTTGTACATGCCAACGACCCTGCCGGGAATTTCCATCACAAAGGCCAAAGAGCTGTTGCAGCAGACCGATAAGATTATCCAGAGATTTCCGGAAGTCAAAACCACTATGGGTAAAATCGGTCGGGCCGAAACCTCAACCGATCCTGCACCCTTGTCCATGATCGAGACTGTGATCATGTTAAGGCCTCAGATTGAATATGAAACAATTGAAAAGCTTCGTTTTTTTTCAGGCTGGCCCGGATGGCTGAAAAAACCATTGACCTGGATCTGGCCTGAAACAATCAAGGGTGAAAAACTCCATGAATGGCGAAAGAAAAAAATTGACCGTTTTTTTTTAAACTGGCCCGGATTTTTAAAAGAACCGCTGTCATGGGTTTTGCCTGAAGAGCGCTATATTACCATCAAAGAACTGACCGATGACCTGGAGCGGGCGGTCCGGTTCCCAGGATTGACCAATGCATGGACCATGCCCATCAAAACAAGGATCGATATGCTTTCCACCGGGATTAAAACACCCGTGGGCATTAAAATCATGGGGCCTGATCTTGCAATCCTGGCTCAAATCGGAGAAACCATTGAGGCTACTTTAAGGAACTCCCCTGGAACCCTTTCGGTTTTTTCAGAGCGTGTTACCGGCGGAAACTATCTGGATTTTAAAATAAACAGGGAAAAGATCGCCCGGTACGGTCTTGTGGTGCAGGATGTACAGGATATCATCAAGACGGCCATTGGCGGAATGAATGTGACCCATACCATTGAAGGCCTTGAACGATACCCGGTTAACTTAAGGTACAACAGGGAACTGAGGGACAATATTGATATGATCAAGCGGGTCATGGTGCCTACACCGGCCGGAGCCCAGGTTCCCTTGACTCACCTGGCGGATATTTCCATCCACAAAGGCCCTGCAGGCATCAAGAGCGAAAATTCAAAACGGACGGCCTGGGTGTATGTTGATATCAAAGACGTTGATCTGGGAACTTATGTTAAAATGGCCAAAGAGCTTGTGAACAAAGATGTGGATCTGCCGGCAGGTTATTCCATTCTTTGGGCCGGACAGTATGAATACATGGAAAAAGCCAGAAAAACCTTGAATATTATTATTCCGGCTACTTTGCTGGTTATTTTTATTCTTCTGTATATCCATTTTAATAATATTATGGAGGTTATCATCGTCATGGCCAGCCTTCCGTTTGCTTTGCTGGGCGGAATCTGGCTTGTGTACCTGCTGGGTTATAATATGTCAGTTGCCGTGGGAGTAGGGTTTATAGCTCTTGCAGGGCTTGCAGCAGAAACAGGGATTGTCATGCTGGTCTACCTGGATGAAGCATTTAACCGAAAAAAAGGATTAAAACGGATGAACTCTTTAAAAGATCTTCACGAATCAATCATTGAAGGTGCCGTGGACAGGGTTCGTCCTAAAATAATGACTGTTGCCACAACGTTAATCGGTTTATTGCCGGTCATGTACGGCTCCGGGGCAGGATCACAGATCATGAAGCGCATTGCCGCCCCCATGGTCGGCGGGCTTATCTCTTCAACCGTCATGACCCTGGTTATCATACCCGTAATTTATAACGTTTGGAAAACATGGAAACTAACTTCCAAACAAGAAAGGAAAAACCAATGA
- a CDS encoding TolC family protein, producing the protein MKIKTAIMLTLGLFYMSPLYAEYSEMTRALENYTPPGYYTRALEFDEQRLDSSAESSPIDSSQDSEAVFFRIKDLKQAYEKKISNGHENFFLSDIDTKTFKRLAEIASDPEAVRQIINQKLNMHEIAVIAGLRNPAVLAAQKKIKAELESFNQVMALDETLKQYTAFTEGINNKIGPLKMKGSMKQTYPYPGLTSLKGGVIHHQVAALVEKMRIAQKTVITQTKNAYWDIVFIGQSMRSTSETLDAFDRLKDVATTLYKSGKTSFQDIIKINIKIEVLKEDLITLASKKKNFEVRLWELLNLEPDTRMGEIVLSQPDKHLPDPENLYLLARQNRQELSFVRHQIRKVKNMVEMAESMIQEPFTFSFSLYEDEAINSVGTGAPKPSFPEKTMASMKTGSPLKPWYGIDGPWLNQTRQKLLSLEQTLVQQENATDRMVREAWFEADKNKRELALYKKKILSLSQSALDVSIREYESGSIPFSQAIDSYTNLLVVQLTIAKKQTDLGRSMAALEKIVGIGF; encoded by the coding sequence ATGAAAATAAAAACAGCGATCATGTTGACCCTCGGGTTGTTTTATATGTCTCCTTTGTATGCAGAATATTCGGAAATGACACGGGCACTGGAAAATTATACCCCCCCGGGATATTACACCCGGGCATTGGAATTTGATGAACAGCGCCTTGACTCTTCTGCTGAATCAAGCCCGATTGATTCAAGTCAGGATAGCGAGGCGGTTTTTTTCCGAATAAAAGATCTGAAGCAGGCCTATGAGAAAAAAATAAGCAATGGCCATGAGAATTTTTTCCTGTCCGACATTGACACAAAGACATTTAAACGGCTGGCGGAGATTGCTTCAGACCCGGAGGCGGTCCGTCAGATCATCAATCAAAAGTTAAACATGCATGAAATAGCAGTCATTGCCGGGTTGAGAAATCCAGCGGTTCTTGCGGCACAAAAAAAGATAAAGGCTGAGCTGGAGTCGTTTAACCAAGTGATGGCTCTTGATGAAACTTTAAAGCAATACACGGCTTTTACCGAGGGCATTAACAATAAAATCGGGCCGCTTAAAATGAAGGGGTCCATGAAACAAACTTATCCTTATCCAGGCTTGACCTCTCTTAAAGGCGGGGTCATTCATCACCAGGTAGCTGCATTGGTGGAAAAAATGAGGATAGCGCAAAAGACTGTTATCACACAGACTAAAAACGCCTACTGGGATATTGTTTTTATCGGGCAATCAATGCGCTCAACGTCTGAAACCCTTGATGCATTTGACCGGCTTAAAGATGTTGCAACCACATTATACAAGAGCGGCAAAACCAGTTTCCAGGATATTATTAAAATCAATATCAAGATTGAAGTCTTAAAAGAAGATCTTATAACGCTTGCATCCAAAAAGAAAAATTTTGAAGTACGGCTTTGGGAACTTTTAAACCTTGAGCCGGACACCCGGATGGGGGAAATAGTGTTAAGCCAGCCGGATAAACACCTTCCTGACCCTGAAAACCTTTACCTCCTGGCCCGGCAAAACCGCCAGGAACTAAGCTTTGTCCGGCATCAGATTCGTAAAGTTAAAAATATGGTGGAAATGGCGGAATCCATGATACAAGAACCTTTTACGTTTAGCTTTTCCTTGTATGAAGATGAGGCTATAAATTCTGTTGGTACGGGTGCCCCCAAACCCTCTTTTCCGGAAAAAACCATGGCATCCATGAAAACCGGCAGCCCGTTAAAACCCTGGTACGGCATTGATGGCCCATGGCTGAATCAAACAAGGCAAAAGCTTTTGAGCCTGGAGCAAACCCTTGTTCAACAGGAAAATGCCACGGATCGAATGGTAAGAGAAGCCTGGTTTGAGGCGGATAAAAACAAGCGTGAACTTGCTCTGTATAAAAAAAAGATTCTGTCCTTGTCCCAATCAGCCCTGGATGTTTCCATCCGGGAGTATGAATCCGGTTCAATCCCTTTTTCCCAGGCAATAGATTCTTACACAAACTTGCTGGTTGTACAACTGACCATCGCGAAAAAACAAACAGACCTGGGCCGTTCAATGGCAGCTCTTGAAAAGATCGTTGGCATCGGTTTTTAA
- a CDS encoding TolC family protein, giving the protein MRKIIVLLILLSLSILLPHHSFSFVDSNEEIFKEEALAIEKKFSKTLFLSDLLKYAYVSNPSITASKESWKIFIENYRIGKSYPDPQLMATYFPSPIETRLGPQDWNITLSQAIPFPGKLTRQGKILEADTKISKLKLDKTIKNIVTSISASFYELIYIQKAVNIALANFNLNQELIKISETAYVQDKALFYDISKARAQTAQIRYDILLLKELEQAEKARINTLLNRAPDAVLGKASDLVLRDVAYGLNEIYALCMIHQEDVLIAKETVQKFDEAVKLSGYESLPSFKLGLFYASIGDPDVPTPPKDAGDDAIGVQLGLSLPLWFGKNKSQISKATASKRKAKADQLVIANQIKEKISRLWFKLQNSKRLVTLYEKELIPQSMRSVQTAETWFRHGDGSFADLLEIQATAYNFQLSLARAKADYGKTLVQLEQLAGVVLDKQIKDKQIKDKKIKKNKGDRDS; this is encoded by the coding sequence ATGAGAAAAATAATTGTGTTACTGATTTTATTGAGTCTCAGTATTCTGTTGCCGCACCACTCTTTTTCTTTTGTAGACAGCAACGAAGAAATTTTTAAAGAAGAAGCTCTGGCAATTGAAAAAAAATTTTCAAAAACCCTGTTCTTGTCAGATCTGCTCAAGTATGCTTATGTATCCAACCCTTCAATCACAGCTTCAAAAGAATCATGGAAAATTTTTATTGAAAATTACCGTATCGGTAAAAGTTATCCCGATCCTCAGCTTATGGCCACCTATTTTCCGTCGCCCATAGAAACTCGCCTGGGACCACAGGATTGGAACATAACGCTGTCACAGGCAATCCCTTTTCCCGGAAAACTTACCCGTCAAGGCAAAATTCTGGAGGCGGATACAAAAATTTCCAAGCTCAAGCTGGACAAGACCATAAAAAATATTGTGACATCAATTTCAGCCTCATTTTATGAATTGATTTACATTCAAAAAGCTGTGAACATTGCACTGGCTAATTTTAATTTAAATCAGGAATTGATAAAAATAAGTGAAACCGCATATGTTCAGGACAAGGCATTGTTTTATGATATTTCCAAAGCCCGTGCCCAGACGGCACAGATCCGGTATGATATTCTTCTTTTGAAAGAATTGGAACAAGCGGAAAAAGCACGGATAAACACCCTGTTAAACAGAGCGCCGGATGCTGTGCTGGGCAAGGCTTCAGATCTTGTACTCAGGGATGTTGCGTACGGACTCAATGAGATTTACGCTCTTTGCATGATCCACCAGGAAGATGTTTTAATTGCCAAAGAAACAGTTCAAAAATTTGATGAAGCTGTTAAACTGTCCGGGTATGAATCCCTTCCTTCCTTTAAGCTGGGGCTTTTTTATGCTTCCATTGGTGATCCCGATGTGCCAACGCCTCCAAAAGATGCTGGAGATGATGCGATCGGAGTTCAGCTCGGGTTGAGCCTCCCGTTATGGTTTGGGAAAAATAAAAGTCAAATATCCAAAGCCACAGCGTCCAAACGAAAAGCCAAAGCAGATCAACTTGTCATCGCAAATCAGATAAAAGAGAAAATCAGCAGGCTCTGGTTCAAGCTTCAAAATTCGAAACGATTGGTGACCCTGTACGAAAAAGAGCTGATTCCTCAGTCCATGCGGTCTGTTCAAACCGCTGAAACCTGGTTCAGGCATGGCGACGGCAGCTTTGCCGATTTGCTTGAAATCCAGGCAACCGCTTATAATTTTCAATTGTCCCTTGCCCGGGCAAAAGCGGATTACGGCAAAACACTTGTTCAGCTTGAACAATTGGCAGGCGTTGTCCTGGACAAACAGATAAAGGACAAACAGATAAAGGATAAAAAGATCAAGAAAAACAAAGGAGACCGTGATTCATGA
- a CDS encoding efflux RND transporter periplasmic adaptor subunit yields the protein MEQNNNNKKRMIFTILITAVVTGLVFWTIFGMMTMYKGQGKHGNEDGNTSGPAESQNTDPTERKIIYWRAPMDPMEIYDEPGQSKMGMDLVPVYEDDVAGDSKSSERKIVYWKAPMDPTEIYEQPGKSKMGMDLVPVYEDDFVGGVDIKIDPVVEQNMGLKIEKAAKSLLHHTIKTYGHITFDETRTGMITQKAGGWIEKLYADYTGFFVTAGQPLYEIYSPSLLAAQEEYLSAFKNVQKSNTRLNLDFLVSAKKRLTYFDIADTEIKALEKSGEVKKTLIVRSALTGVVTQKNIVEGSFVKPGTPMFTISDLSRVWVEAHIFEYEQNLVFKGQEVEMTLSYHPGKIYNGKISFIFPYLQQKTRDVIIRIDFDNKNDELKPDMFVRIKIKTGAGKIGISIPSEAVIHSGEKKIVFVARGDGKYTPREIQTGIYLDNGRVEILSGLAQEDSVVISGQFLLDSESKLKEAIQKMIESKSAPEKQEVQDDFFEDMENNDDFFKDMD from the coding sequence ATGGAACAAAACAACAACAACAAAAAACGTATGATTTTTACGATTTTAATCACTGCCGTAGTGACCGGTTTGGTTTTTTGGACGATATTCGGGATGATGACCATGTATAAGGGTCAAGGCAAGCATGGCAATGAAGATGGCAATACGTCAGGCCCGGCTGAATCGCAAAACACAGACCCGACTGAACGCAAAATTATTTATTGGCGCGCCCCAATGGATCCCATGGAAATTTATGACGAGCCTGGCCAAAGCAAAATGGGTATGGATCTGGTTCCGGTTTATGAGGATGATGTTGCAGGGGATTCAAAAAGCAGCGAGCGGAAAATCGTTTATTGGAAGGCTCCCATGGACCCGACTGAAATTTATGAACAGCCCGGTAAAAGCAAGATGGGAATGGATCTTGTGCCGGTTTATGAGGACGATTTTGTGGGGGGAGTTGATATAAAGATAGACCCTGTTGTGGAACAGAACATGGGTCTGAAAATTGAAAAAGCAGCAAAAAGCTTACTTCACCATACCATAAAAACCTATGGCCATATTACCTTTGACGAAACCAGAACCGGTATGATAACCCAGAAGGCGGGCGGATGGATAGAAAAGCTGTATGCCGATTATACAGGTTTTTTTGTGACAGCGGGACAGCCCCTGTATGAAATCTATTCTCCTTCTCTTCTGGCCGCTCAGGAAGAATATTTGTCCGCCTTTAAAAATGTTCAAAAAAGTAATACCCGCCTGAACCTGGACTTTCTTGTATCAGCCAAAAAAAGACTCACTTATTTTGATATTGCAGACACGGAAATCAAGGCCCTTGAAAAAAGCGGAGAGGTAAAAAAAACTTTGATTGTCCGGTCTGCGTTGACAGGCGTTGTCACTCAAAAGAACATTGTTGAAGGGTCTTTTGTCAAGCCCGGCACCCCTATGTTTACGATTTCAGATCTGTCGCGTGTCTGGGTGGAGGCCCATATTTTTGAGTATGAGCAGAACCTGGTATTCAAAGGCCAGGAAGTTGAAATGACCCTGTCGTATCATCCCGGGAAAATTTATAATGGAAAAATATCCTTTATTTTTCCCTATCTCCAGCAAAAAACAAGGGATGTCATCATCCGGATTGATTTTGACAATAAGAATGACGAACTCAAGCCGGATATGTTCGTGAGAATAAAAATAAAAACCGGAGCCGGCAAGATCGGGATTTCAATCCCGTCGGAAGCCGTGATTCATTCAGGAGAAAAAAAGATTGTTTTTGTGGCCAGGGGAGACGGAAAATACACCCCCCGGGAAATACAGACCGGTATTTATCTGGATAACGGCCGGGTGGAAATTTTAAGCGGTCTTGCCCAGGAGGACAGCGTTGTGATTTCAGGGCAGTTCCTGCTGGATTCGGAATCAAAGTTAAAAGAAGCCATTCAAAAAATGATTGAATCCAAATCCGCTCCCGAGAAACAAGAGGTTCAGGATGATTTTTTTGAGGACATGGAAAACAATGACGACTTTTTCAAAGATATGGACTAA
- a CDS encoding OmpA family protein: MKKIIFTVLSMMILTMMFSCAGMQTRQERGTAVGAGVGAGVGAILGQAIGNDTESTLIGAGIGAAIGGLAGNQIGRYMDMQEQDLRSALAASESAAISRDQDILRATFKSEAFFDFDSSRLKPGAYEELNRVSDVLNRYPRTTIEIGGHTDTRGSEEYNRMLSLKRAEAVKTQLIQNGISPERMRAVGYGENRPISSNHAVNRRVEIIIVPIRQG; encoded by the coding sequence ATGAAAAAAATTATTTTTACGGTTTTAAGCATGATGATATTGACAATGATGTTTTCCTGCGCCGGCATGCAAACCAGGCAGGAACGAGGTACTGCTGTCGGAGCAGGAGTTGGTGCAGGAGTCGGTGCCATTCTCGGCCAGGCCATTGGTAATGATACGGAATCCACCCTGATTGGGGCAGGAATAGGCGCTGCTATTGGAGGACTTGCGGGGAACCAGATCGGCCGTTATATGGATATGCAGGAACAGGACTTGAGAAGTGCCCTGGCAGCTTCTGAAAGCGCGGCCATTTCAAGAGATCAGGATATTTTAAGAGCTACCTTTAAAAGTGAAGCTTTTTTTGATTTTGATTCAAGCAGGCTTAAACCCGGTGCTTATGAAGAGCTTAACAGGGTATCAGATGTCTTGAATAGATATCCCAGGACAACCATAGAAATCGGTGGGCATACTGATACCAGGGGTTCGGAAGAATATAACCGGATGCTTTCCTTAAAAAGAGCGGAGGCCGTGAAAACACAATTGATACAAAATGGCATTTCTCCTGAAAGAATGAGGGCGGTTGGATATGGTGAAAATCGTCCCATATCATCAAATCATGCTGTAAACAGGCGGGTTGAAATCATTATTGTTCCCATACGACAAGGCTAA